One window from the genome of Leptospira broomii serovar Hurstbridge str. 5399 encodes:
- a CDS encoding cytochrome-c peroxidase, with protein MNRFLIIFSLLLATLFIGSCKERKPISELEAFVVKNVIHPSNNPYNKDKVELGKMLYFDKRLSLKQDYSCATFRNFEFQTSGAPRNKIHNNIGKTLTNVALYKDVFKDPETRDLENVVKERVYFDIMSKNEKTILQRLSAVPEYKEMFNKAFGSSEITVDKIVFALSAFQRTILSRNSNFDRFVMGEEAALTPAQKRGWDVFQNKAKCVQCHQGPNFSDSEMHTTGLPGVKDKVRTPSLRDVTRRKTFMHNGQFDSIEETVNHFADGGHANALFDPLLKPSRLSEEEKRDLIEFLRSLEGEPIPLEIPNIPKA; from the coding sequence ATGAATCGATTTTTAATAATTTTCTCCCTTTTACTTGCGACGCTTTTTATCGGGTCCTGCAAAGAGCGTAAGCCGATTTCCGAACTAGAAGCATTCGTGGTAAAAAACGTAATTCATCCCAGTAATAATCCTTATAATAAAGATAAGGTCGAGTTGGGCAAAATGCTTTATTTCGATAAGAGATTGTCTTTAAAGCAAGATTATAGTTGTGCAACATTTCGAAACTTCGAATTTCAAACAAGCGGTGCCCCGAGAAATAAGATTCATAATAATATCGGTAAAACTCTGACTAACGTAGCCTTATACAAGGACGTGTTCAAAGACCCGGAGACAAGGGATTTGGAAAACGTGGTCAAGGAAAGGGTTTACTTCGATATAATGTCGAAAAACGAAAAGACGATCCTACAAAGGCTTTCTGCCGTTCCAGAATATAAAGAGATGTTTAATAAGGCTTTTGGAAGTTCCGAGATTACGGTCGATAAGATCGTTTTTGCACTCTCCGCGTTTCAGCGGACTATCCTGAGTAGAAATTCAAATTTTGATCGATTTGTAATGGGGGAGGAAGCCGCATTGACTCCCGCACAAAAACGAGGATGGGACGTTTTTCAAAATAAAGCAAAATGCGTGCAGTGTCACCAAGGTCCGAACTTTTCGGATTCGGAAATGCATACGACGGGGTTGCCCGGTGTTAAGGATAAAGTTCGTACTCCCTCGTTGCGAGACGTGACTCGTAGAAAGACATTTATGCATAACGGTCAATTCGATTCTATCGAGGAAACCGTGAATCATTTTGCGGACGGTGGACACGCAAATGCTTTATTCGATCCACTCTTAAAACCCTCTCGTCTTTCGGAAGAAGAAAAAAGGGATCTCATAGAATTTCTAAGATCCTTGGAAGGGGAACCGATTCCTCTCGAGATTCCGAATATTCCTAAAGCTTAA
- a CDS encoding NAD(P)/FAD-dependent oxidoreductase: MEKKTVVIVGGGYAGIIAANRLARKNSSLRIILATANDFFIEKIRNHQVIAGTKSKSYQIRNLLHKKVELKVGIVDRILPSEKQIRFQDKEELSYDFLGYTVGMKPAQIKGMPETILSVANSNDCLKINSALMQSSRRKITVLGGGLTGIETATELAERFPNSKITLLDSGAIGKNFNSEAIEYMLQVLKRLGVTVLQNKRASNISADSILTEDGDKIPHDYCLLSAGLIASDLGKNSGLKVNSVDQVIVDSTLQCGNYPSILGAGDGIKIMEEEYSPLRMSCATALPMGIYLAERISYLTGNPSEIGQNPFSMGYVIRCVSLGRRAGLIQTLNRDDSPSKKIRTGRIGAIIKELICRFTILSLKAEKYFDFYAWPTAKKIETLDTGKMKTATES; the protein is encoded by the coding sequence ATGGAAAAGAAAACAGTCGTTATCGTCGGCGGTGGATATGCAGGTATCATAGCGGCAAATCGTTTAGCGAGAAAAAATTCTTCGTTACGAATCATTCTTGCTACTGCAAATGATTTCTTTATAGAAAAAATAAGAAATCATCAAGTAATTGCAGGAACAAAATCCAAGTCCTATCAGATTCGAAATCTTCTTCATAAAAAAGTGGAACTTAAAGTCGGTATCGTAGATCGCATATTGCCCTCGGAAAAGCAAATCCGTTTTCAAGATAAAGAGGAACTCTCTTATGATTTTCTCGGATACACTGTCGGAATGAAGCCTGCACAAATCAAAGGGATGCCCGAGACGATTTTATCGGTCGCAAACTCAAACGATTGTCTAAAAATTAACTCTGCTCTTATGCAATCTTCCCGCCGAAAGATCACGGTCTTAGGAGGAGGATTAACCGGAATCGAAACCGCAACCGAACTGGCGGAACGGTTTCCGAATTCAAAAATTACTCTATTGGATTCGGGAGCGATCGGTAAAAATTTCAATTCGGAAGCGATCGAATACATGCTCCAAGTCTTAAAGCGGCTCGGAGTGACCGTTTTGCAAAACAAACGAGCCTCAAATATTTCGGCGGATTCGATTTTGACCGAAGACGGGGATAAAATTCCCCACGATTATTGCCTACTTTCAGCGGGATTAATCGCTTCCGACCTAGGCAAAAATTCGGGACTCAAGGTAAATTCCGTCGATCAGGTCATAGTCGATAGTACGCTTCAATGCGGAAATTATCCTTCGATATTGGGAGCGGGTGACGGTATCAAAATAATGGAAGAAGAATATTCTCCATTAAGAATGTCTTGTGCGACCGCCTTGCCGATGGGAATCTACTTAGCGGAAAGGATTTCCTATTTGACTGGAAATCCGAGCGAGATCGGTCAAAATCCCTTTTCAATGGGATATGTGATCCGCTGTGTGAGTCTAGGCAGAAGAGCAGGATTGATCCAGACCTTAAATCGGGACGACTCCCCAAGCAAAAAAATTCGGACGGGAAGAATCGGCGCAATAATCAAAGAATTGATTTGCAGATTCACGATTCTATCCTTAAAAGCTGAGAAATACTTCGACTTTTATGCTTGGCCAACGGCAAAGAAAATCGAAACCCTAGACACCGGCAAAATGAAGACGGCTACGGAAAGTTAA
- a CDS encoding sigma-70 family RNA polymerase sigma factor has protein sequence MDRLGQFLENKKLVFGIAYRMTGSVVEAEDIVQETFLRWEKSSKTNVKSPKAFLSTIATRLSLDSLRKSKRKRETYIGPWLPEPLSPTPLDQEIQMDEETLDLAFLHILEKLNPIERATFLLRESFDLDYSIIAEAVGKTPENCRQIFKRAKEALKSDRKRFSTDQETRRLHLRNFLLASSKNDPNQLIPFLKEEIVMWSDGGGKVNAARIPIIGRARVASFLNRVRSNRLRKNLHFYFSFVNGAETIVGYVNGKPVFLQNFLIESDGIWRIYSVLNPDKLGVFKDKEKLLKQGSLIPIESFLLFPNSPKSLLPKWISPIAKLVRWAIS, from the coding sequence ATGGATCGACTGGGACAATTTCTCGAAAACAAAAAACTGGTCTTCGGCATCGCATATCGAATGACGGGAAGCGTTGTCGAAGCCGAAGACATAGTCCAGGAAACGTTTCTTCGTTGGGAAAAATCCAGTAAAACGAACGTAAAATCTCCGAAAGCTTTTCTTTCCACCATCGCGACTAGGCTATCTTTAGATAGCCTTCGTAAGTCCAAACGAAAAAGAGAAACATACATAGGCCCGTGGCTGCCGGAGCCTTTATCCCCTACTCCGTTGGATCAAGAAATTCAGATGGATGAGGAAACGTTGGATTTGGCGTTTCTACATATATTAGAAAAACTGAATCCGATAGAGCGCGCAACATTTTTATTGCGGGAATCGTTCGATTTAGATTATTCGATTATCGCCGAGGCCGTAGGCAAAACCCCCGAAAATTGCCGTCAGATTTTCAAGAGAGCTAAGGAAGCCCTAAAGTCGGATCGCAAACGTTTCTCGACCGATCAGGAAACTAGAAGACTGCATTTGAGGAATTTTCTATTAGCTTCTTCCAAAAACGACCCGAATCAACTCATTCCATTCTTAAAGGAAGAAATCGTAATGTGGTCGGACGGAGGTGGAAAAGTCAATGCGGCTCGAATACCGATCATAGGGCGGGCGCGGGTCGCATCCTTCTTAAATCGAGTTCGCAGCAATCGGTTACGTAAAAATCTGCACTTCTATTTCTCTTTCGTAAACGGGGCAGAGACGATAGTCGGCTATGTCAACGGCAAACCGGTCTTTCTACAAAACTTTCTCATTGAATCGGACGGAATATGGCGGATCTATAGCGTGTTGAATCCTGACAAACTGGGCGTCTTTAAGGATAAGGAAAAGCTACTGAAGCAAGGTTCTCTGATTCCGATCGAATCGTTTTTATTGTTTCCGAATTCGCCTAAATCTTTACTTCCTAAATGGATTTCCCCTATCGCTAAATTAGTTCGATGGGCTATTTCCTAA
- a CDS encoding alpha/beta fold hydrolase has protein sequence MKQRLMIIFMTGFTLFSVFCGVNETVMNANSNAQDSKEDKPSGFFESKYGKVAYWIKGKGRTVFLLHSAGHDHRDFDAIVPALTSKYRVICLDWPGHGISSNPTPPSSASALSIAEVLQEVAVQLAPDGAVFLGNSVGGFASLKMALEKPKLVKGLILVDTGGMNAPDFKTRTFTNLKGTLWFTGLSWTAFPKYYLKIRNEYTNQIVERIREKGTQEGAKEVNAAIWRSFLAPGHDLREKVREIKQPTLIVWGAEDPVLEPSLGKTLHGEIKNSQAVFLKTGHVPFAEDPDAFLRAAIPFLDSIKY, from the coding sequence ATGAAACAAAGGTTGATGATTATTTTTATGACAGGATTTACTCTATTTAGCGTTTTTTGCGGAGTGAACGAAACCGTAATGAATGCCAACTCTAATGCTCAAGATTCGAAGGAAGACAAACCGAGCGGCTTTTTCGAATCGAAATACGGTAAAGTGGCCTATTGGATCAAGGGAAAAGGCAGGACGGTCTTTCTTTTGCATTCTGCCGGTCACGACCATAGGGATTTCGATGCAATCGTTCCCGCGCTTACTTCGAAGTATAGGGTAATTTGTTTGGATTGGCCGGGACATGGGATCTCCTCCAACCCGACTCCTCCCTCTTCCGCATCCGCATTATCGATTGCCGAAGTTCTACAAGAAGTTGCGGTTCAGCTGGCCCCCGACGGAGCAGTCTTCCTAGGAAACTCGGTCGGAGGTTTTGCCTCCCTAAAAATGGCCTTGGAAAAACCGAAATTAGTAAAGGGTTTGATTTTGGTGGATACGGGAGGCATGAATGCTCCCGATTTTAAAACGAGAACCTTCACTAATCTAAAAGGCACTCTTTGGTTTACCGGACTTTCCTGGACCGCATTTCCGAAATATTATCTGAAAATTCGGAATGAATACACGAATCAAATCGTGGAAAGAATTCGGGAAAAAGGAACCCAAGAAGGTGCAAAAGAAGTAAACGCTGCAATCTGGCGAAGCTTTCTTGCACCGGGACATGACCTCCGGGAAAAAGTCCGGGAAATAAAACAGCCTACTTTAATCGTTTGGGGAGCCGAGGATCCTGTTTTAGAACCGAGCTTAGGCAAAACCCTGCACGGTGAGATAAAAAATTCCCAAGCCGTTTTCTTAAAAACCGGGCACGTTCCCTTTGCGGAAGATCCGGACGCTTTTTTACGGGCGGCGATTCCGTTCTTGGATTCCATCAAGTATTAA
- a CDS encoding Crp/Fnr family transcriptional regulator, whose protein sequence is MEADKINQDTPEWDRIFEAVNRLSGISKTIWNEAGRLYTLRKIGYGDFFIKQGKIPTEFAFVFSGQLREYYVTDKGDEYIKSFCFPGEFTGSYFDLLSGHPSTCNIRAISDCVLGVAKFSDYTELYEKNIAWERLGRRTAELLFIKKARREYELLALSAEERYESLKKAYPGIEELVPQYHIASYLGITPVSLSRIRSKLSKSRNE, encoded by the coding sequence ATGGAAGCTGATAAAATTAATCAGGATACTCCCGAATGGGATCGAATCTTCGAGGCGGTCAATAGGCTTTCCGGAATTTCCAAGACAATTTGGAACGAGGCCGGTCGGCTTTATACTTTAAGAAAGATCGGATACGGCGATTTTTTTATCAAACAGGGAAAGATCCCGACGGAATTTGCCTTCGTATTTTCCGGACAGCTTCGCGAGTATTACGTAACCGACAAAGGCGACGAGTATATTAAGAGTTTCTGTTTTCCCGGAGAATTTACCGGATCCTATTTCGATCTACTGTCCGGCCATCCGTCCACTTGTAATATCCGAGCGATATCCGATTGCGTGTTGGGTGTGGCTAAATTTTCCGATTACACCGAACTCTATGAAAAGAACATAGCCTGGGAAAGATTAGGAAGAAGGACCGCGGAATTACTCTTTATAAAAAAAGCGAGGCGGGAATACGAACTATTGGCCCTTTCCGCCGAGGAAAGATACGAATCTCTAAAAAAGGCTTATCCGGGAATCGAGGAGCTAGTACCTCAATATCATATCGCTTCGTATTTGGGAATCACCCCCGTAAGCCTGAGTCGAATCCGATCCAAACTATCTAAATCACGAAACGAATAA
- a CDS encoding acyl-CoA dehydrogenase family protein, translating to MYQELTEQQIEIRDTIRNFVKKEITHEVAIHWDEENKHPEELINRMRTELGVNGLTIPEEYGGWGLGSVEQCLVTEELSRGCLGISLCFGYTGLGILPILKGASHEQKKKWLQPVIDGEYGVSFCLSEPGAGSDVPGMSTTAVKKGDKWVINGTKQWITGGGSAGAYTVFAYTDKGRGTRGVSCFYVKRETPGLIVGKKEDKLGIRASDTRQIIFEDCAVEEANMIGKENLGFIYALQTLNASRPYVAAMGVGVAQAALDHASKYARQREQFGSKISSFQAVQHMLADMSIGVETARQICYLSARMSDAEDPRLPKYSAIAKAYCSETAMKAAIDAVQIYGGYGYTKEYPVEKLMRDAKILCIFEGTTQIQKNEIAAYVIREAASAK from the coding sequence ATGTACCAGGAACTGACTGAGCAACAGATCGAAATTAGAGATACGATCCGCAATTTCGTAAAAAAAGAGATTACCCACGAAGTAGCGATCCACTGGGACGAAGAGAATAAACACCCCGAAGAACTTATCAACAGAATGAGAACCGAGCTTGGTGTGAACGGTCTTACCATCCCCGAAGAATACGGCGGCTGGGGACTCGGATCCGTAGAACAATGCCTTGTAACCGAAGAACTTTCCCGGGGATGCCTCGGTATTAGCCTTTGTTTCGGTTATACCGGTTTGGGGATACTTCCGATTCTAAAAGGCGCAAGCCACGAACAAAAGAAAAAATGGCTTCAGCCTGTCATCGACGGAGAATACGGAGTATCTTTCTGTCTCTCGGAGCCGGGCGCAGGTTCGGATGTTCCGGGAATGAGCACAACTGCCGTTAAGAAAGGCGATAAATGGGTCATTAACGGAACTAAGCAATGGATTACCGGTGGCGGTAGTGCAGGCGCTTACACGGTATTCGCTTATACCGATAAAGGTCGCGGAACCCGCGGTGTTTCCTGTTTTTATGTGAAACGCGAAACTCCCGGTCTGATAGTAGGTAAGAAAGAAGATAAACTCGGAATTCGCGCATCGGATACCCGCCAAATTATCTTCGAAGATTGCGCTGTAGAAGAAGCTAATATGATCGGAAAAGAAAACCTAGGATTTATTTACGCTCTTCAAACATTGAACGCGTCACGTCCGTACGTCGCTGCAATGGGTGTAGGTGTTGCGCAGGCTGCTTTGGATCACGCATCCAAATATGCGCGCCAACGCGAACAATTTGGATCCAAGATTTCTAGTTTCCAGGCAGTTCAACACATGTTGGCCGATATGTCGATCGGAGTCGAAACCGCTCGCCAAATTTGCTACCTGTCGGCCCGTATGTCTGATGCGGAGGACCCTCGTCTTCCAAAATATTCGGCGATTGCAAAAGCATACTGCTCGGAAACTGCAATGAAGGCTGCAATTGATGCGGTCCAAATCTACGGCGGTTACGGATACACGAAAGAATATCCCGTTGAAAAGCTTATGCGCGACGCTAAAATTCTCTGCATCTTCGAAGGAACCACTCAGATCCAGAAGAACGAGATTGCAGCATATGTGATTCGCGAGGCTGCTTCCGCAAAATAA
- a CDS encoding LIC_13076 family protein: protein MRIGSTWIIFFAAMIWLTSCTVEKRISSNPEKRIVLAAETSSQCKVHSTKSRWAFLGGLVPAWQSPIFFGLIPALNSPIPEPPLGQTIRVTEAARWHDYTVTVLLGWLTSLTKRTIIVEFCEENLFANHWNDREESIDQKIHRMAMTGKVTIQPRNGETFLAKVIGFDSETIFLEISAPDPSGTVIDKAHFKDGSIVEGRAVTQNDLEIVMELKDNSRQSYSKSRLKKLELRVPVTILEKKALPKSDIFKIMFEEVE from the coding sequence ATGCGAATTGGATCGACTTGGATTATTTTTTTCGCCGCGATGATTTGGCTAACTTCTTGCACCGTAGAAAAGCGAATTAGTTCTAATCCTGAAAAACGGATCGTATTGGCGGCGGAGACTTCCTCTCAATGCAAGGTCCATTCGACTAAATCGCGCTGGGCGTTCCTTGGAGGCTTGGTCCCCGCATGGCAGTCTCCGATATTCTTCGGCTTAATTCCGGCATTAAACTCGCCAATTCCGGAGCCTCCTCTTGGCCAGACGATCCGGGTAACTGAAGCTGCACGTTGGCATGATTATACCGTAACGGTTCTGTTAGGCTGGTTGACCTCCCTTACGAAACGAACGATCATCGTGGAATTTTGCGAAGAGAATTTATTTGCGAACCATTGGAATGATCGAGAGGAAAGCATAGATCAAAAGATACACCGAATGGCTATGACCGGTAAGGTCACGATTCAGCCGAGAAATGGAGAGACATTTCTCGCAAAGGTGATCGGTTTTGACTCGGAAACTATTTTCTTGGAGATTTCCGCACCGGATCCTTCGGGAACCGTTATCGATAAGGCTCATTTTAAAGACGGTTCTATCGTGGAGGGTAGAGCGGTTACGCAGAACGATTTGGAAATAGTCATGGAGTTGAAAGATAATTCTCGTCAGAGCTATTCAAAATCTAGACTCAAAAAATTAGAGTTACGCGTTCCGGTTACCATACTGGAAAAAAAGGCCCTCCCCAAGTCGGATATTTTCAAGATCATGTTCGAGGAAGTCGAGTAA
- a CDS encoding CaiB/BaiF CoA transferase family protein — MNKGPLSGVKVVDLSLLLPGPLCSMYLGDMGADIIKIENPRAMDATRVMFKKSNGAPSLYLMLNRNKKAITLNLKREKSKEILFKLLEGADILLEGFRPDGLAKMGLGYEDLKDRFPRLIYCGIYGYGDSGAYRDFAGHDLNYLSLSGVLSQTGKVPQAPGFQLADIGGGTLTALSSILAALYYREKTGRGQKIAVSMMEASLQFISLYGGIYSATGEDPEGGNELLSGKLPNYNTYKTKEGRWVALGALEDMFFKTFLRQSGLDKHLEKIPADEAHFGDWKKILTEYFASNTLQDLQPIFENPDSCLTPVKTLDEVAKDPVLIEKGMILERKHPLYGKYVQFGSPFPFSESKVTYRSEPPEHGQHNVEILKELGYSDADIEELKKDKVI, encoded by the coding sequence ATGAACAAAGGTCCGCTTTCAGGCGTTAAAGTCGTCGATCTCAGTTTGCTTCTTCCAGGCCCTCTCTGCTCCATGTATTTGGGAGATATGGGCGCCGATATCATCAAAATAGAAAACCCTCGCGCGATGGATGCCACCCGAGTTATGTTTAAGAAATCAAACGGGGCGCCTTCCTTATACTTGATGTTGAATCGAAATAAGAAAGCGATCACTCTCAACTTGAAGCGGGAGAAATCGAAGGAAATTCTATTCAAATTATTGGAAGGCGCTGATATTCTACTCGAAGGATTTCGCCCCGACGGTTTGGCAAAGATGGGACTTGGATACGAGGATTTAAAGGATCGATTTCCTCGGTTGATTTACTGCGGGATTTACGGTTATGGTGATTCTGGAGCCTACCGGGATTTTGCAGGCCATGACCTAAATTATCTCTCCCTATCCGGCGTATTATCTCAGACGGGAAAGGTCCCCCAGGCTCCCGGTTTTCAATTGGCCGATATAGGAGGTGGAACTCTTACAGCGCTCTCTTCGATTCTGGCCGCTTTGTATTACAGAGAGAAAACGGGTCGAGGTCAAAAAATCGCCGTCTCCATGATGGAAGCTTCCTTACAATTTATCTCGCTTTACGGCGGGATTTATTCCGCAACCGGTGAGGATCCGGAAGGAGGAAACGAACTTCTTTCCGGTAAGCTCCCGAATTATAATACGTATAAGACGAAGGAAGGGAGATGGGTCGCTCTCGGCGCCTTGGAAGACATGTTTTTTAAGACGTTTCTTCGACAATCTGGTCTGGATAAACACCTGGAGAAAATTCCGGCAGACGAAGCGCATTTCGGGGACTGGAAAAAAATATTAACCGAATATTTTGCTTCGAATACATTACAAGATTTGCAACCGATTTTCGAGAACCCGGATTCTTGTCTTACTCCGGTTAAAACGTTAGATGAAGTCGCAAAGGATCCAGTGCTTATTGAAAAAGGAATGATTCTGGAGCGTAAACATCCGCTGTACGGAAAGTATGTTCAGTTCGGTTCTCCATTTCCTTTTTCGGAGAGCAAAGTGACTTATCGCTCCGAGCCGCCTGAGCACGGTCAGCATAACGTTGAAATTCTGAAAGAATTGGGTTACTCCGATGCAGATATCGAAGAGTTAAAGAAAGATAAAGTCATCTAA
- a CDS encoding polysaccharide deacetylase family protein yields MPKLISYLFLFYFCISCFHTIDRKDPTGSSAKYGAYGFYDGDPIPDKIAYLTFDDGPSDWTEEILDVLQEEKIKASFFICGDWAPKETRIKNGFRKHKDVLIRTRKEGHSVGNHTIDHRNLLSLSDEKIAKQFDDNQRMYDRELGTESAKMTLLRPPFGSPFNRPVSDQAKKRVGSVLKKKGIVVMWSKHFDSSDSKEWVRGEWYEKGPRINLDDEKFKAKMNRIYFRLVRGADGKGIIVLFHDTHPTSKEILTSVIRKLKSEGYGFGTIEDYVRWRWNMTSAELLASEQDSE; encoded by the coding sequence ATGCCAAAATTAATTTCCTACCTCTTTCTTTTTTATTTTTGTATTTCTTGTTTCCACACGATTGATCGAAAGGATCCCACGGGAAGTTCCGCAAAGTACGGTGCGTACGGCTTTTATGACGGTGATCCGATTCCGGATAAAATCGCCTACTTAACCTTCGACGACGGACCCTCGGATTGGACGGAGGAAATTTTGGACGTTCTACAAGAGGAAAAAATTAAGGCTTCCTTTTTTATTTGCGGCGATTGGGCCCCAAAGGAAACCAGAATCAAAAACGGATTCAGGAAGCATAAAGATGTTCTGATCCGCACGAGGAAAGAAGGACATTCCGTGGGAAATCATACGATCGATCATCGCAATTTGCTTTCTCTTTCCGATGAAAAAATCGCAAAGCAATTCGACGATAATCAGCGCATGTATGATCGCGAACTTGGAACCGAGTCCGCAAAGATGACGCTTTTACGACCGCCTTTCGGCTCACCTTTCAATCGCCCCGTTTCCGACCAGGCAAAGAAAAGAGTCGGATCCGTTCTCAAAAAAAAGGGGATCGTCGTTATGTGGTCCAAGCATTTTGATTCCTCCGATTCCAAGGAATGGGTTAGAGGGGAATGGTACGAAAAAGGACCGCGCATTAATCTGGATGACGAGAAATTCAAAGCGAAAATGAATCGTATTTACTTTCGATTGGTTCGAGGTGCGGACGGTAAAGGAATCATCGTTTTATTTCACGATACGCATCCGACATCCAAGGAAATTTTAACCTCGGTAATTCGAAAATTAAAATCGGAAGGATACGGATTCGGAACGATAGAAGACTATGTTCGATGGAGATGGAATATGACTAGCGCGGAATTATTGGCTTCCGAACAGGATTCGGAATAG
- a CDS encoding SMR family transporter: MKATVVIVFVVALFFNALANILIKASSLGDKTDAVPGIEGLIKSFLHPVFFTGIASFGIALLGYRWVLGKGLKLSLAYPVFTSAGFIVVLLASFFLFKERLNWSQWTGILLIIAGVWLTAGEMFD; this comes from the coding sequence ATGAAAGCAACGGTCGTAATCGTCTTCGTTGTGGCTTTATTTTTTAATGCTTTAGCCAATATACTCATTAAAGCGAGTTCCTTGGGAGATAAAACCGATGCGGTCCCCGGAATCGAAGGCCTGATTAAAAGTTTTTTGCACCCGGTATTTTTTACAGGAATAGCCTCTTTTGGAATAGCTCTTCTCGGATATCGTTGGGTTCTTGGGAAAGGACTAAAACTCTCGCTGGCTTATCCGGTGTTCACATCGGCTGGATTCATCGTAGTTTTGCTGGCTTCTTTTTTCTTATTTAAGGAAAGATTAAATTGGTCTCAATGGACCGGAATTTTATTGATTATCGCAGGTGTTTGGTTGACTGCCGGAGAAATGTTCGACTAA
- a CDS encoding alpha/beta fold hydrolase, which translates to MDRKSFRFRGLSLSYLDAGTKKAPPIVIAHANGYSAGCYSYYIEKLSKKFRVLALDFCGHGESEPSLDWKNWFFFRDQILALIETENLENCVGIGHSLGGASLLLSSYHSPSRFRKIIAMDPVILNLPFILYAWILGNPLSKGALARRREFASIDLIRKAYRRTPAFSKWDSEIFEDYLRSCFRQENGKVYLRCPPEVEAKIFNSVNFLSLYQYGKIKIPTHITIPEKYEVCTPKAAERIVNGHPESSLEIWKDTTHFFPFEEPERTWDRIQRILNMETPR; encoded by the coding sequence ATAGATAGAAAATCCTTTCGATTTAGAGGACTCTCTCTCTCTTATCTGGATGCCGGAACCAAAAAGGCTCCTCCCATAGTGATCGCGCATGCGAACGGTTATAGTGCCGGTTGCTATTCTTACTATATCGAAAAGCTCTCGAAAAAATTCCGGGTTCTTGCTCTCGATTTTTGCGGCCATGGCGAATCGGAACCCAGCCTCGATTGGAAGAATTGGTTTTTTTTCCGAGACCAAATTCTCGCTTTAATCGAGACGGAAAATCTAGAAAATTGCGTAGGAATCGGTCATTCGTTAGGCGGCGCGAGTCTTCTTCTTTCTTCCTACCATAGTCCTTCCCGCTTTCGGAAAATTATAGCAATGGATCCGGTAATCTTAAACCTTCCGTTCATTCTATATGCTTGGATTCTCGGCAATCCGCTGTCGAAAGGCGCCTTAGCAAGAAGAAGGGAATTTGCGAGCATCGATTTGATTCGAAAAGCCTACAGAAGGACTCCTGCATTTTCAAAATGGGATTCGGAAATTTTCGAGGATTATCTCAGGAGCTGCTTTCGTCAGGAAAACGGAAAAGTATATCTAAGATGTCCTCCGGAAGTCGAGGCGAAAATATTCAACTCTGTTAATTTCCTAAGTCTTTATCAATACGGAAAAATTAAAATTCCGACTCATATCACTATTCCCGAAAAATACGAAGTTTGTACGCCGAAAGCTGCGGAAAGAATCGTTAACGGACATCCCGAATCCTCTCTCGAGATTTGGAAGGACACGACTCACTTTTTTCCTTTCGAAGAACCGGAACGGACCTGGGATAGAATTCAAAGAATTCTTAATATGGAAACGCCTCGATGA